A genomic segment from Candidatus Neomarinimicrobiota bacterium encodes:
- a CDS encoding sulfite exporter TauE/SafE family protein produces MEAVDILSVITIAFLGSFGHCIGMCGGIVIAYSTVAMEKERGKGAQAVAHLLYSFGRVTTYSVLGAAFGLLGGVVVFNNTTNGVLWIIAGIAMILAGLSLMGKLHFLTGLETSFSRSKWYRDNFRSLLKSNSLFGFYLLGMLNGLLPCGFVYFFAITAASTASPVYGALVMFIFGISTIPALFGLGFFVGLFKQLKFRHIMTQIASLSVIGYGLFTLFNGYLYLIEPTRTILECH; encoded by the coding sequence ATGGAAGCAGTAGATATCCTGTCGGTGATCACCATCGCCTTTCTTGGTTCTTTTGGACACTGCATTGGTATGTGTGGTGGAATCGTCATTGCCTACTCGACTGTTGCCATGGAAAAAGAGCGTGGTAAGGGAGCTCAGGCAGTTGCTCATTTGCTCTATTCATTCGGTCGGGTTACAACTTATAGTGTATTGGGAGCTGCATTCGGTCTGCTGGGCGGTGTGGTGGTTTTTAATAACACAACCAACGGTGTACTTTGGATCATTGCCGGGATAGCCATGATCCTGGCTGGTCTATCATTAATGGGAAAACTTCATTTTCTAACCGGACTGGAAACTTCATTTTCCCGATCAAAATGGTATCGGGATAATTTTCGATCTTTGCTGAAGAGTAACTCCCTGTTCGGATTTTATCTGCTGGGTATGCTCAATGGTCTACTCCCCTGTGGTTTCGTCTATTTCTTTGCCATTACAGCTGCCAGTACTGCCAGCCCGGTGTATGGTGCCCTGGTCATGTTTATTTTCGGTATAAGTACCATTCCGGCTCTATTCGGGTTGGGCTTTTTTGTGGGTCTATTCAAACAGCTCAAGTTCAGACACATCATGACTCAGATCGCCTCACTTTCGGTGATCGGTTATGGATTGTTTACCCTTTTTAACGGTTATCTATATTTGATCGAACCTACACGGACTATTTTGGAATGTCATTAG